Part of the Triticum aestivum cultivar Chinese Spring chromosome 4D, IWGSC CS RefSeq v2.1, whole genome shotgun sequence genome is shown below.
GTTTCCCTATCTGCAAGGAAATCACCACAACACCGGTGACTCCTTTTATTAGTTCGTACCATGAGTAATTCATCAATATCCATGACCTTTTGTGGCGCCCTTTCATTTTGGCACGGCTCTAGCTGAAATTAGGGTCGCCTGCAGTGCAGCGAAGGCAGACGGCCATGGACGGCGACAGCCCGGTGATGACGGACAGCGAGCGGAGGGCGTACCGGTACGTGCAGGCGCCCAAGGTGCATGGCCTGGGCGGCATGAAGAACTCATGGTCCAACGACTCTCTCTTCAGCCTCAGCTACGCCGGCGCGGGGGGCAGGGCCGTCGTCCACTCGTGCGTCTGCGCGCCAACCACGCACCCGGGCTCCTTCCGCTGCAAGCACCACCGCCAGAGCGCCGCCCACCTCGGCGCCGCCGGTCACGCGCAAGCGCAGCCCACGTCTGAGGCCGACGCCGACTCTAAGCGCAACGAGGTCCACGGAGAAATGTCGACCGCGGATGACGAGAAGGCGTCGTGAAGGGGACCGCGTGCGTGTGCTTCTTCGCGGGAGAAAACGTACCGTGCTGCTTGGTTACACGTAACCGATGTAGTACGTGGCAAAGCTTATTTCTCTGTCATTTCAAAGACTTTTTTCGTGTGTAAGGATGTTTATTTGTTTTTTTTGCGGGTAGAAATTTGTATTACTCAAAACCTCAAGTCCTTACAATCCATCGCAGCCAAATTCAAAGCATCTGGAGGTCCCGAACCAAGCCAAGTCATGGTTCTACCCTCGCTACGAGCAAAATATGCTAAACTATCACTAACTTTATTTTGACTAAaatttacatgagtaatacaaaaatcacaaaaggacaaaagatatctaatCTGCTTGATGGACGAGCAAACCGATCTGTCAACATCTGAAGCTTGAATCAATTTTACTGCCATTAGAGAGTCCATCTCAACTTGCACTAGCAAGTCGCTTCTCTGGATAGAAAAGGATAGACCTTCCATGCATTCTTTGGTGTAAGGATGTTTATTTGTTTTCTATATATTTTTTTGAGAGAAGAGCGCTTCATTTTCCTAGTAGTTATGTAGGAGTAATATATTGTTGTATATCACCCGCAATTTTCTTTTGTTGTATATATGACCAAAAACATCATTTGCTACAAATAGCCCTACCGCTGTGTTTGGATATAGGAAAAACTGTTTGGAATTGAATTGGACTGAAAATTCCAAATCCAAGATGGAAAGGAAATGGGGTCGAATGGAATTGAATTGGACTGAAAATTCCAAATCCAAGATGGAAAGGAAATGGGGTCCAGTTCGACGTAGAATTGAGCTTAGCTCAGGTGGGTGCTCACAATTTTCTAGATCTATTTTAGGTTTTTAGTGTTCGGGGTTAGTTGGGGGAGGCATTCCCGTCGACTATGAGACGCCTGTGATTTTTCTCGATAAAGGATGGTTTTTATTCACTCAAATGGAGCATCAAgaagatacaaacacaatgagcacacacccggcctctacATAGTTAGAATGCACACAACCAATACCAACGAACGCGACACACAAAACGCccacaaatagcaaagtcatataagactgAAGTTATGCGTTGGAGAGAATAAAACCCAAAGCCATCAGATCGCGATTGACAAACTACAACAATAACTAGATCTGCATCAACCAACTCATGACATCACACGAACAACGAATTTCTTTAGCaacgacgccttcaggaaggagtGACGCTCAAACGTCACTGTCACAGGATCGAACCACCCAAGGCCAGATTATAGGTTTTCACCTTGAAGAACCACTCTAAGCATGTccgaacaatgccttcaacaagataCGATGaaaaaacatcgccattgccaggtataatCAACTCAGGTCAGACCTAAGTTTTAACCCCGGAGCTCAAGACTAGGTGCTCGAGAAGCACCGCCATCGAGGTCAATCATGTGTTATCGCCACCACTTTTTCGCCACCCCAACATCTACACGCGATGTACCACCGCTGCTGCACAACCATCCCTCTACGTCAATTCATCGTCTATAGCTTTCATCTCCTCGCCAAAGTCAATCACCGAATCTGAAGATCGGTGGCCACCGTAATCCACAGCGAGGTTGCCGTCGCAGGTCGGAGTAATAAGGACCAAGCCGAAAGCGAAGCACACCACTGCCGACTACCACTTCGCTAAGGAGAGCCCTCTGCACAGGCTCATCCGCCTAAGATTGACATTGCCGGAGCTAGAGCACAAAAGGCAGATCATCATCACAGACGCGCGCCTGCGGAGCCCGGTCGGTGCTAGATCAGGAGCACATAGCCCGCCTGCAAGCGAACAAGGCCATCTCAGGATGCGAATGCCTTGGATCTGGAAGCCGAGCAACTGATCCAGCTGCCGGTGCTCCTTCTGCCGTCACGGCCGCACAGCCGATCCGCCATGTAGGCCGCACCAGTCAACCACCTCGTCCGCCACCAAAGGAAACGGAAGCTGCCCCACTCCCAGGTCACCACAAGAGACGTCGCCGTGCCATGGCAGGCACCTAGCAACGCCTGCAGATGCAAACGGCCGCCACTCCGCATGGGCCGGCGCTGCTCCAGGATTTGCCGCCTACAGATTGGAGGCGCCGCaagtgccccgccgccgccgtcgtcggccacgcgggcttcgcccggcggcgtCCTCCGGCAGCGGCGCGGTAGGGAGAAGGGAAGGGAGCGGTCGGAGGTAGGTGTCAGGTGTCGCCCCCGAGCCGCCCGGGTGAGAGTGACACGGAGGTTAGTTAGGCTTTGGAAATGATCTGCTTAACTAGTCGGTGTTAACTTCGTCAATCTTAAGATGTTGCTCCCAATTCAGCATCTCAGAGGTGCTAATAGGGATAGGATATGCGAACGTGTGTTCACAGAGCTAAGTGTATACCCGTGTATATGAGCTAGGATGTGCATGCATATGTTCATAGAGCTAAATGTGCATGCGCATATACAAGTATTTGCGGCTGTACTTTGTTCAAAAGAAAGATTCGTCTTAGTACTAACACACAAACTATGAAAGCATGCAATTTCTGAAACCAACCCTTGCGGTGGTTCCGCAAGACAATATGCCACTCTCTTTTTGTGACAAAAAAAAAACACCCGAAAGGGCATCTTGGTTCAAAAAATATAATAAATATTCTTattatcccaaaataagtgtctcaactttagtataATTTTAcgctaaagttagtacaaagttaacaCACTTTTCTTTGAGACGGAGAAAGTAGTAATTGGTACAGTCCAAAGAAAAATAGTAAGCGAAAGATAATTGGATGCAAAATGATTAATAaataataaaattacattgaagatTATACTGCCCTTCTTCTTCTTTCGACTGTAAGTTGTTCACAGAAGATTGAAAACTAAACCAACAGTAATTGAAAGGAATACCTGCAAACATCTTTGTTGTACCAGGCTTTACAAATCGCAATAGCCACTCGCTGCTTGAAACGAGATCTAAATATTGCTGAAGAAACATCGGTCGAGCATCACCCCCATGCAGTACAGGCTTGTAATCCATAGCCACCGGTCTAGAGAGTTGGAGAAACCAAACCATATTGTTGTTTATAACAACACGGATGAAGATGTCAAAATCGCCGCGCCAAAAGCCAGCCAATCACTCACCAACCGCCAAGATACGAAGAGAGCCAACAGATCTGGCGACATAAACTCTCACATGCCCTTTATCGTCGCCGGATCGAACGTCGTCGAGGCATGGAGAGGCCGGAAAGATCTTATTCCAACACTTCATTGCCGTCGCCACCTCATCGATGCCGCCAAAGAAACAAAAACAATACTTAAGGAAAAGAAAAGCGAAATGAACGGGTCCCCACTCCTCTTGTCACTAACAAGGCAGTCAGACGAGCAGAGGGAGGTACCaaagcgacgccgtggaggaaacATTTGACGGCGGTTAGGGATGTTTGTAGGCCATATGCCACTTTAGCATCCTCTTTGGCTGGTTTTTGGGTCAGGCATGCTCAGAAGTTTTGACAAATTAGTTTTCTTCTTTCATTTCCAGGGCACATGGGCTCCACTGTCAACATACCTCTTCTCTCCTTTTATTTTTTACTTCATGTCGATGTTTGTCAACCAGATTGCTCAACTCATAGGCAAGAGATATATACGGCCTTAATCAATTAAGAGAGCCTATTATTTGCAGGATTTTAAGGAATATGAAAAACATAGGATTGCAGTGTCATGGGCATATGAATTCTACGGGATTTTGATGTGTTTAATGGTTCTTTAGAGGAAAAAACAAATGATTATTTTCAAGAAGTTTAAGTGGGTGCTAAAATTCCTATGGAATGTAATACAAGGGAAACCCTAGAAATTCTTTTAGTAGGATTCAATCCCCACGAATCAAACTGCCAATGTAGGAAAAAATCTGATGGATTTCAATTCTTCAAATTTCCTATGATAATCCTTTCAATCAAAGAGGCCTCAAACATGTGCATCGATAAAAAGAAATGCTAGCTTCGTAGTAAAGAATATAACTCAGGCTATTGGGACCAAACACAAAATCAAACGATTTGAAGCATTTCTTGTGGTATAGTTTTGAAACTGGGATAAAAGCATAGTTGATTTCGTAATCAAGGTGAAGCTGGCAAAAACACCCCAATATATCTTGAAACAAACTTTCGTCCCACTTTCTATATAAAGCAAAACCGAACAGAGTACACGGTCAAACGATACAAGGAGATGAGGTAACCCTCGCACAACGCTGATCCCAGGATAACCGGATCACGCAGGACGCACACGACTACGCTACCGAAAGAGAGTAAAGGAAGAATTGAGTACAACACCACGCCAAGCCCTAAAACACCTAAACTCCACGACAACGCCCCCAAGAGGGAGAACGACGCCAAGCGTCATCGCTGTCGAGTCCACAACAGATATAGGTTTTCACCCGGAACCCGAGCACGAAGATGAGCACCACGACGACACCTTCAGAAAGATAACGACGCCCACGAGGGTCACCGTAGAAATGGAAAACAACAGTTATGTCTGTACCAATACACGCAGTTGTCGATAAACTGCTGGTACAGATTCCCGGATCACTGCAGCTCGCGCTGACATGAGTACTTCCGATCCGGTTGCTTTTTTGATAAAAAAAGGACGAATATGGTCGATGCGTGCCACAGAACCACAAGCTCTGTTCATCAGCAGGCAGTGTCGCTagaggcaaaatttcgtgttttcaCCCTTTTGTGGTATAAAATTGAGATCTGACCCCCTTTGAATTTTTTCATGATTTGGCCCTTTCTCCTACCGCCACGAGGCCCGGCGGTAGGATCCTATAGCCTACCGCCAGCACCTGCGGCGGTAGCAAACTTATCCACGTCAACAGCGATAACGGCCTCCGTGCCCCTCCGTCACACCCTACCGCCGCTCCGCCTGGTGGTAGGCTGTCTGAACCTACCGCCGAGgtctctggcggtagggtgtggaCATATATAAACAGGGGGCCGGCCGCCCCCACCCCCTTCTCCCCCCACCCAGCCCCCCCCCCACCACGAAGAACAGAGCAGTTCCTTCAACTCGCCCTCTCTCATCCCCTCCACTCCCCCTGATCTTCTTCGTTTCTTCACggattttgcggatcgagatggccccgaagagagAAAACTAAGCTCTTtcgatccctccaattagttttaaTCAAACACCTTTCGATTCGTCGCATTATTTGGTTCAAATCACTCCTTTTTTGAACTAGATTGAATATTTTTTTAACCCTAGGATTGATTTAGGTTGATTCTAGATGTTATATTGTGTTAGATATGAACTCTATTCACTAGTTGGTATGGTTGTgttaagatgaaccctagttcatatttgATTTGAATgtttttttgatatgatgcatgttggaggcaTTTGTTGTGATAGATGATGCATGTTCCTATGCTATGATGCAAGTAGTGGATGTAgtgtatgatgaatattggagatgAATATTGGAGATATTTGTTATATGTAGTGTATGAATCCTCAAGATGAACCTAGTTCATTTTTTTTTGTTATCAAAAAatttattatatgatgaatattggagataTTTGTTGCATGTAGTGTATGTTAGATGATGCAAATACTGGATTTTGTCGGGGTAAAAATGGTGAACCcctcaagatgaaccctagttcatgttttttgttttttaagaAAATATGAGATGATGCATGTTGGATGTTGTTGGATAAATATGTGATATGATGCATTTGAACCTTGATGAACCTTTGTTATGCATCTATATGTCCCCTAGTTCATGTTAAAAATTCTTTTGATATGCTTATGTTTATGCAATTTTTTAGGAGGCCACCTCTTGCGGATGACATTGGCATCAAGTATACTATGCTTGACCCTATGTTCGACAAGGGCCATCGTGCCCGTTTTATTGAGAACGGAGTGGTAAGTAAC
Proteins encoded:
- the LOC123099944 gene encoding uncharacterized protein isoform X2; its protein translation is MDGDSPVMTDSERRAYRYVQAPKVHGLGGMKNSWSNDSLFSLSYAGAGGRAVVHSCVCAPTTHPGSFRCKHHRQSAAHLGAAGHAQAQPTSEADADSKRNEVHGEMSTADDEKAS
- the LOC123099944 gene encoding uncharacterized protein isoform X1 — protein: MWHFLMLDESTSTGHHSQKKKRSTGHTSSRRAIYAAPCPFRALSLLIGGFRACLSQFCRFQQTAIALTIPFFLQHLTAGKLLSSVQRRQTAMDGDSPVMTDSERRAYRYVQAPKVHGLGGMKNSWSNDSLFSLSYAGAGGRAVVHSCVCAPTTHPGSFRCKHHRQSAAHLGAAGHAQAQPTSEADADSKRNEVHGEMSTADDEKAS